A window of the Hypomesus transpacificus isolate Combined female chromosome 8, fHypTra1, whole genome shotgun sequence genome harbors these coding sequences:
- the relch gene encoding RAB11-binding protein RELCH homolog, which yields MCYCPPVVLPHLHKLALGNNSQANENKRMDISMQLFEAYSALSCCFISEELMLSHFLPGLRCLRADMEQLSPEHEVILSSMIKEGELKVENRAIGEAQGGVSIAASIVGEDAKTKFLSKMGQLTTSSAMLANVFQRKK from the exons ATGTGTTATTGTCCTCCAGTCGTCCTGCCCCACCTCCACAAGCTGGCGCTAGGCAACAACAGCCAGGCCAATGAGAACAAGAGGATGGATATCTCCATGCAGCTGTTTGAGGCGTACAGCgccctctcctgctgct TCATCTCTGAGGAGCTGATGCTCAGTCACTTCCTGCCTGGGCTGAGGTGCCTGAGGGCAGACATGGAGCAGCTCTCTCCTGAAcacgag GTGATCCTGAGCTCCATGATCAAGGAGGGTGAGCTCAAGGTGGAGAACAGAGCCATCGGAGAAGCCCAAGG GGGCGTGTCCATCGCAGCGAGCATCGTCGGCGAGGACGCCAAGACCAAGTTCCTGAGCAAGATGGGTCAGCTGACTACGTCCAGCGCCATGCTGGCCAACGTCTTCCAGAGGAAAAAGTGA
- the cntnap2a gene encoding contactin-associated protein-like 2a, translated as MAERNVKEAVLQLDLTYRESRPAPQQGHTRLELFSQLYVGKPASLTCQDSAAGGQRGFLGCIRSLRMNGVTLDLEERAQVTPGVRPGCQGHCASYAQYCRHGGRCVEKYNGYSCDCSSSAYDGPFCSQEVGGFFEVGTLIRYNFLPGAAAANKDGRMAVQPLTPQEVNLTTEEVAFSFSTSSAPAILLYVSTKTEDYLAIVLRQNGVLQVRYQLGGQEEPFSVDVDQRNLANGQPHSVNMTRVNRTITVQLDHYPPVSYSLPESSDTEMNLVKTLFLGRVFETGHIDPELIERYNSPGFVGCLSRVQFNGVAPLKAALRNPVPALPVPTARQPDRAPVAEQPVSYQGKLVESNCGASPLTIPPMSAATDPWNLDSGTEFPFNEERVIPGGVNRNSAIIGGIIAVVIFTILCTLVFLIRYMFRHKGTYHTNEAKGAESGGGESADAAIIGSDPNPEAIDESKKEWFI; from the exons ATGGCAGAGAGGAACGTGAAGGAGGCGGTGCTCCAGCTGGATCTGACCTATCGGGAGTCTCGGCCTGCACCTCAACAGGGACACACCCGACTGGAGCTGTTCAGCCAGCTCTACGTCG GAAAAcctgcctccctcacctgcCAGGACA GTGCGGCGGGCGGCCAGCGGGGCTTCCTGGGCTGCATCCGCTCGCTGCGGATGAACGGCGTGACCCTGGACCTGGAGGAGCGCGCCCAGGTGACGCCGGGCGTGCGTCCGGGCTGCCAGGGCCACTGCGCCAGCTACGCCCAGTACTGCAGGCACGGGGGCCGCTGCGTGGAGAAGTACAACGGCTACTCCTGCGACTGCTCGTCCAGCGCCTACGACGGGCCCTTCTGCAGCCAGG AGGTGGGAGGTTTCTTCGAGGTGGGAACTCTGATTCGATACAACTTCCTGCctggagcagcagcagccaatAAGGACGGCAGGATGGCGGTACAGCCTCTGACCCCACAGGAAGTGAACCTGACAACAGAGGAAGTGGCGTTCAGCTTCAGCACGTCGAGCGCTCCGGCCATCCTGCTGTACGTGAGCACCAAGACCGAGGATTACCTGGCCATCGTACTACGACAGaacg GTGTTCTGCAGGTGAGGTACCagctgggggggcaggaggagcccTTCTCGGTGGATGTGGACCAGAGGAACCTGGCCAACGGTCAGCCCCACAGTGTCAACATGACCAGGGTCAACAGGACCATCACTGTTCag ttgGACCACTACCCTCCGGTCAGCTACTCTCTTCCTGAATCTTCAGACACAGAGATGAACCTGGTCAAGACTCTCTTCCTGGGCAGAGTGTTTG aGACTGGTCACATAGATCCAGAGCTGATAGAGCGCTACAACAGTCCAGGGTTCGTCGGGTGTCTCTCCCGGGTCCAGTTCAACGGCGTCGCGCCCCTGAAGGCTGCCCTCAGAAACCCTGTGCCAGCCCTGCCGGTGCCGAcggccagacagccagacagagccCCTGTGGCGGAGCAGCCAGTGTCGTACCAGGGCAAGCTAGTGGAGTCCAACTGTGGGGCGTCTCCTCTCACCATCCCACCCATGTCTGCTGCCACCGACCCCTGGAACCTGGACTCAG GTACAGAGTTCCCCTTCAATGAGGAGAGGGTGATTCCAGGTGGAGTCAACAGGAACTCTGCTATTATCGGAG GGATCATCGCCGTGGTGATCTTCACCATCCTGTGCACGCTCGTGTTCCTGATTCGCTACATGTTCCGCCACAAGGGCACCTATCACACCAATGAGGCAAAAGGGGCGGAGTCAGGCGGCGGCGAATCGGCCGACGCGGCCATCATCGGCTCCGACCCCAACCCGGAGGCCATCGACGAATCAAAGAAGGAGTGGTTCATTTAA